The following proteins come from a genomic window of Pyxidicoccus sp. MSG2:
- a CDS encoding SDR family oxidoreductase, whose product MRAMQGKTVVVTGASAGIGEALAVVLAGRGANLVLASRNEEALQRVKARCESAGGRAVVVPTDVGDAEDCRRMVDRAVEAFGGIDVLVNNAGLTMDARVDEVKDLSLFERLMRINYLGAVYCTYHALPHLKARRGLVVAVSSLTGKTGVPGRSGYAGSKHAMHGFFDSLRIELRGTGVDVTVVCPGFVATDIRASALGADGQPLRQSKHDESTGNMDVGTCVAIILRAMERREREVVMTTKARVAQFLKLVAPGVVDRIAARTMQDRRR is encoded by the coding sequence ATGCGCGCCATGCAAGGAAAGACAGTGGTGGTCACGGGCGCCTCGGCGGGCATTGGCGAGGCGCTGGCGGTGGTGCTGGCCGGACGCGGCGCCAACCTGGTGCTGGCGTCGCGCAACGAAGAGGCGCTCCAGCGGGTGAAAGCCCGGTGCGAGTCGGCGGGCGGGCGCGCGGTGGTGGTTCCCACGGACGTGGGCGACGCGGAGGACTGCCGCCGCATGGTGGACCGCGCGGTGGAGGCCTTCGGCGGCATCGACGTGCTCGTCAACAACGCGGGCCTGACGATGGATGCGCGCGTGGACGAGGTGAAGGACCTCTCCCTCTTCGAGCGGCTGATGCGCATCAACTATCTGGGCGCGGTGTACTGCACCTACCACGCCCTTCCTCACCTCAAGGCCCGGCGAGGGCTCGTGGTGGCCGTCTCGTCGCTCACGGGCAAGACGGGGGTGCCCGGGCGCAGCGGCTATGCGGGCAGCAAGCACGCCATGCACGGCTTCTTCGACTCGCTGCGCATCGAGCTGCGCGGCACCGGCGTGGACGTGACGGTGGTATGCCCTGGCTTCGTCGCCACCGACATCCGCGCCAGCGCGCTGGGCGCGGACGGTCAGCCCCTGCGGCAGAGCAAGCACGACGAGAGCACGGGCAACATGGACGTGGGCACCTGCGTGGCCATCATCCTGCGCGCCATGGAGCGGCGCGAGCGCGAGGTGGTGATGACCACCAAGGCCCGCGTAGCCCAGTTCCTCAAGCTGGTGGCCCCGGGCGTGGTGGACCGCATCGCCGCACGGACCATGCAGGACCGGCGGCGCTAG
- a CDS encoding DUF1549 domain-containing protein, with protein MKSAALAVLFAMSGLTGADAHAQQCTPEPPPVEPLDDRMSDTRLLRRIVLGLTGTTPTVEQYEAVVAAATPEARASLLRSTLDEVLASPKFYERMLRFGHEWLAVGAYTTGAQGDAYQGDMSGHLFRCPANSLHPNAYYHVNEFASDPGQQCSDKDASGASAVPEVHTVEPWWAPGTTVEVLGKAGSNLTQVVDSQTGKVSDCGVAGGGYYDPALPRGCGCGPNLVWCSPLSGLGGGSTHDLNVQRRHPYEEPARLFAHLAWHDRPLSDLVLGNYSVGTNWLRALYVRFGRQMGSNALDANTTWWRPNAGNAARDPLHPAPNDPQAWREFVVEDLEPFHLALTSDRARSGSIDRTYRFDPRTTTEAPRGIPAAGVLTMMGALSSFPRERVRAARFLEMFACQSFSPPPADVHFPPYEVDPATGGTCLHCHKTLDPAAISFKRWDFTPTPSYYVPWPFIPGMGSYRVTKEWLSGQYPHIGTAPGFRWKNAFLPNTVLTPVTPEQLKANPEAVLLDTMPESYTLLGEHGDGTMGPLGFGKLLVRSGEFDRCAARRLYAMFVGRELNPATEKGFIDKLAREFVARERKLRPFLQYLFEQPELRRGL; from the coding sequence TTGAAGAGCGCGGCTCTGGCCGTGCTGTTCGCGATGTCCGGGCTCACCGGGGCCGACGCGCACGCCCAGCAATGCACTCCCGAGCCCCCTCCCGTCGAGCCGCTCGATGACCGGATGAGCGACACGCGGCTCCTGCGGCGCATCGTGCTCGGGCTCACGGGGACCACGCCGACCGTCGAGCAGTACGAGGCGGTGGTGGCCGCGGCCACGCCGGAGGCCCGGGCCTCGCTCCTGCGCTCGACGCTCGACGAGGTGCTCGCCTCGCCGAAGTTCTACGAGCGGATGCTGCGCTTCGGACACGAGTGGCTCGCGGTGGGGGCGTACACCACCGGCGCTCAAGGCGACGCGTACCAGGGCGACATGTCCGGCCACCTGTTCAGGTGCCCCGCCAACAGCCTGCATCCCAACGCGTACTACCACGTGAACGAGTTCGCCTCGGACCCGGGCCAGCAGTGCTCGGACAAGGATGCCAGCGGCGCCTCCGCCGTGCCCGAGGTGCACACCGTCGAGCCCTGGTGGGCTCCGGGAACCACCGTGGAGGTGCTGGGCAAGGCCGGCTCCAACCTGACGCAGGTCGTCGATTCCCAGACTGGCAAGGTGTCCGACTGCGGCGTCGCGGGTGGTGGCTACTACGACCCCGCGCTGCCCAGGGGGTGTGGCTGCGGACCGAACCTGGTGTGGTGCTCGCCGCTCTCCGGCCTGGGCGGCGGGAGCACCCACGACCTCAACGTCCAGCGCCGCCACCCCTACGAGGAACCCGCGCGCCTGTTCGCGCACCTCGCGTGGCACGACCGGCCCCTCTCGGACCTCGTGCTGGGCAACTACTCGGTCGGAACCAACTGGCTGCGCGCGCTGTACGTGCGCTTCGGCCGGCAGATGGGCAGCAACGCGCTGGACGCGAACACCACGTGGTGGCGCCCGAACGCGGGCAACGCCGCTCGCGACCCGCTGCACCCCGCGCCGAACGACCCGCAGGCGTGGCGCGAGTTCGTGGTGGAAGACCTGGAGCCCTTCCACCTCGCGCTCACCAGTGACCGGGCGCGCTCCGGCAGCATCGACCGCACCTACCGCTTCGACCCGCGCACCACGACCGAGGCGCCCAGGGGCATTCCGGCCGCCGGGGTGCTCACCATGATGGGCGCGCTGTCCTCATTCCCGCGCGAGCGCGTCCGGGCCGCGCGCTTCCTGGAGATGTTCGCCTGCCAGAGCTTCTCGCCGCCTCCCGCGGACGTGCACTTCCCTCCGTACGAAGTCGACCCGGCGACAGGCGGCACCTGCCTGCACTGCCACAAGACGCTGGACCCCGCGGCCATCTCCTTCAAGCGGTGGGACTTCACCCCGACCCCGAGCTACTACGTCCCGTGGCCCTTCATCCCGGGCATGGGCAGCTATCGCGTCACGAAGGAGTGGCTGTCCGGGCAGTATCCGCACATCGGCACCGCGCCGGGCTTCCGCTGGAAGAACGCCTTCCTGCCCAACACCGTGCTGACGCCGGTCACCCCCGAGCAGCTCAAGGCCAATCCGGAGGCGGTGCTGCTCGACACGATGCCTGAGTCGTACACGCTGCTCGGTGAGCACGGCGACGGCACCATGGGCCCGCTCGGCTTCGGCAAGCTCCTCGTCCGCTCCGGCGAGTTCGACCGCTGCGCCGCGCGCAGGCTCTACGCGATGTTCGTCGGACGGGAGCTGAACCCCGCCACGGAGAAGGGCTTCATCGACAAGCTCGCGAGGGAGTTCGTCGCGAGGGAGCGCAAGCTCCGGCCCTTCCTCCAATATCTCTTCGAGCAGCCCGAGCTGCGGAGGGGCCTGTGA
- a CDS encoding DUF1501 domain-containing protein, with amino-acid sequence MNLAPASGAYKPLRTWQSWNPQDPAARGSYSPLMYGFTHFALHEQLSVLHGVDQGTNDHASAFISAMCGVAGADYRAPAVHSVIANHLYEKHRESRPLPFVVVSGDRGTPVGMGLPSHASPVRVPSIEALKPMLSAKPSDNAWWTGLDARTEGPELNARGQPTGSNLKTTTVERFSLSRAQQFLGRSTAKVDNYLEGLHGSLSSVSRVLATDVVSLLEGTKGIDALKTNRPAYLSSYLNETFTYTFGLANFHLTGLDPRMDMALRLLKSDLCTSVHVSLQLDFDTHNGHGHGYSCAHGRGLMDCVARFLGELKASPAPGKPGKTLLDDTLVLVMSEFGRSWASRGSDGTYSLPDDHHPYTSVCFAGGNVAGNRQVGSYTTRGLGVPVDIVEENGQPSKRVPRSADAVTTALRIMGMDTHEFFIPGGYGEVVGLRKA; translated from the coding sequence GTGAACCTCGCGCCCGCGAGCGGCGCCTACAAGCCGCTGCGGACCTGGCAGTCGTGGAATCCCCAGGACCCTGCCGCGCGTGGCAGCTACAGCCCGCTCATGTATGGCTTCACGCACTTCGCGCTGCATGAGCAGTTGAGCGTGTTGCACGGCGTGGACCAGGGCACCAATGACCACGCGAGCGCCTTCATCTCCGCGATGTGCGGTGTCGCCGGTGCGGACTACCGGGCGCCCGCCGTCCACTCGGTCATCGCGAACCACCTGTATGAGAAGCACCGCGAGAGCCGGCCGCTGCCGTTCGTGGTCGTCTCCGGAGACCGGGGCACACCGGTGGGTATGGGGTTGCCCTCCCACGCCTCGCCCGTTCGTGTGCCCTCCATCGAGGCGCTCAAGCCGATGTTGTCCGCGAAGCCCTCGGACAACGCCTGGTGGACGGGGCTGGATGCGCGCACCGAGGGGCCCGAATTGAACGCGCGCGGCCAGCCCACCGGGAGCAACCTGAAGACGACGACGGTGGAGCGCTTCTCGCTCTCGCGCGCCCAGCAGTTCCTGGGCCGCTCGACGGCGAAGGTGGACAACTACCTGGAGGGCCTGCACGGCTCGCTGTCGTCCGTCTCCCGCGTGCTGGCGACGGATGTCGTGTCCCTGCTGGAGGGCACCAAGGGCATCGACGCGCTGAAGACGAACCGTCCCGCGTACCTGTCGAGCTACCTGAACGAGACCTTCACGTACACGTTCGGCCTGGCGAACTTCCACCTCACCGGGCTCGACCCGCGGATGGACATGGCGCTGCGCCTGCTCAAGTCGGACCTGTGCACCTCGGTGCATGTGTCGCTGCAGCTGGACTTCGACACCCACAACGGCCATGGCCATGGCTATAGCTGCGCGCATGGCCGCGGGCTGATGGACTGCGTCGCGCGCTTCCTGGGAGAGCTCAAGGCCTCGCCCGCGCCCGGCAAGCCGGGCAAGACGCTGCTCGACGACACGCTGGTGCTGGTGATGAGCGAGTTCGGCCGGAGCTGGGCCTCCCGCGGAAGCGACGGCACCTACTCCCTGCCGGATGACCACCACCCCTACACCTCGGTCTGCTTCGCGGGTGGAAACGTGGCTGGGAATCGGCAGGTGGGCTCGTACACGACGCGCGGGCTCGGAGTCCCGGTGGACATCGTCGAGGAGAATGGCCAGCCCTCGAAGCGCGTGCCCAGGTCCGCGGATGCCGTCACCACCGCGCTGCGAATCATGGGCATGGACACACACGAATTCTTCATCCCCGGCGGCTACGGCGAGGTGGTGGGACTTCGGAAGGCGTAG
- a CDS encoding peptide MFS transporter has translation MTREVPKMASEYTHGMVEQARAHAGKPPGLYRLCLAEMWERAAYYGMRGLLVLFLTVKTQGGLGWSTGDALSFYGIFTLLVSLLPIPGGILADWLLGPRKAVVLGGMMMLVGYLLLALPAEPAVYLGLGSLILGSGFFKPSMPVLLGELYPEGATQRDGGFTLYYLGVRIGAVLGSFVCGIVGEVLGWHWGFGAAGAFMLLGLVTFLKAPVGRVMPSRPDSVSLTASPASSGSGSRGLTHESRGRSGIIAILGVFVLVFWTCFELSSGPINRTPTISWTLFGVEASAGMFEKSGFGFILLLAPLLVVLWNVLAARGRAPSPPVKMGLGFLLMALGFAFMFGAWKEHQLSGQASVAWLLMTHLFVTLAELCISPIALSMVTRLAPARFPSLTVGIWFLLPVVANMLVAILARGSESLDLLLFTGVATVAGGALLLALAPVLQRWLRDATTATSPSPVAPEPGPAHPAP, from the coding sequence TTGACGCGAGAGGTGCCGAAGATGGCCAGTGAGTACACCCATGGAATGGTGGAGCAGGCGCGGGCCCACGCCGGAAAACCTCCGGGGCTGTACCGGCTCTGCCTCGCCGAAATGTGGGAGCGCGCGGCCTACTACGGCATGCGTGGGCTCCTGGTCCTCTTCCTGACGGTCAAGACGCAGGGAGGGCTTGGCTGGTCCACCGGGGACGCGCTCTCGTTCTACGGCATCTTCACCCTCCTCGTGTCCCTGCTGCCCATTCCTGGTGGCATCCTCGCGGACTGGTTGCTCGGACCCCGCAAGGCGGTCGTCCTGGGGGGCATGATGATGCTGGTGGGCTACCTGCTGCTGGCGCTGCCCGCGGAGCCCGCGGTCTACCTGGGCCTGGGCTCGCTCATCCTCGGCAGTGGTTTCTTCAAACCGAGCATGCCCGTCCTCCTCGGGGAACTGTACCCGGAGGGGGCAACGCAACGGGACGGTGGCTTCACCCTCTACTATCTGGGGGTCAGAATCGGCGCCGTCCTGGGATCATTCGTCTGTGGCATCGTGGGCGAGGTCCTGGGCTGGCATTGGGGCTTCGGCGCCGCGGGTGCATTCATGCTCCTGGGACTGGTGACCTTCCTGAAGGCTCCGGTCGGACGGGTGATGCCGTCGAGGCCGGATTCCGTGTCATTGACAGCATCACCGGCCTCGAGCGGGAGCGGAAGCCGCGGCCTCACTCACGAGAGCCGGGGCCGGTCTGGCATCATCGCCATCCTTGGAGTGTTCGTGCTCGTGTTCTGGACGTGTTTCGAATTGTCCAGCGGACCGATCAACCGGACGCCGACGATCAGCTGGACCTTGTTCGGCGTGGAAGCCTCAGCGGGCATGTTCGAGAAATCGGGCTTCGGGTTCATCCTTCTGCTGGCGCCCCTGCTCGTGGTGCTGTGGAACGTGCTGGCGGCACGCGGCAGGGCCCCGAGTCCTCCAGTCAAGATGGGGTTGGGCTTCCTCCTCATGGCGCTGGGCTTCGCCTTCATGTTCGGCGCGTGGAAGGAACACCAACTGTCGGGCCAGGCGTCCGTGGCGTGGCTCCTCATGACGCACCTGTTCGTCACCCTGGCGGAGCTGTGCATTTCACCGATAGCCCTGTCGATGGTGACCCGGCTGGCTCCGGCGCGCTTCCCGTCCCTGACGGTGGGCATCTGGTTCCTGTTGCCCGTGGTGGCCAACATGCTGGTAGCCATCCTCGCCCGCGGCTCGGAAAGCCTCGACCTGTTGCTCTTCACGGGCGTCGCCACGGTGGCGGGGGGCGCACTCCTGCTCGCCCTCGCCCCCGTACTCCAGCGGTGGCTGCGCGACGCAACCACCGCCACGAGCCCTTCCCCTGTAGCCCCAGAGCCGGGTCCAGCCCACCCGGCGCCATGA